The DNA segment CCTGGACGAGGGCGGGTGCCGTGAACGTCGCGCCGTGGACGAAGCGCATGGCCGGGCCGAACCCGGAGGCGGTCACCAGGCCCGCGAGGAACAGGCCGGGGTGGGACGACTCGAAGCCGCGCCCGGTCGCCGGGGAGCCGTCGGGCAGGACCGCCAGCGCCCCGCGCAGTTCGGCGGAGAGCACGCCGAGCCTCTCGCGCTGCGCCCGGAACCCCGTGGCCGCGATGACGTGCTCGGTCTCCAGGGCACCCGCGGTGCCCGCGCCGTTCATCGTGTCCAGCCGTACACCACCCGACACCGCGCAGGCCGCGGTGACCCTGTGGCCCGGCAGTACCTCCACCGCGTGTTCCACCCGTTCCCGCACCCACCACGCGCCCGCCGGCCCCAGCGCCGTCGCAGCGATGCGGGCCCGGGTCGGCTGCGGCAGCCTCCGGAAGAGGCCGGGACGCTCCGCGTAGAACCAGTTCCGCCAGCCGGGGCCGATACCGCTGTGCGGGGAGCGGACCGACTGCCACCAGGGGCGCTCCAAGGGCGGCGGGACATCGTTCCACACCAGCCGCTCCGCCCGCGCCAGCACCCGTACGCGCGTGCCCTGTTCGGCGAGCAGCGCCGCCGTCTCCAGGGCCGCCTGGCCGCCGCCGATCACCGTGACGTCCTTGCCGCGGAACTGGTCGAGGCCGTTGTGGTGGCTGCTGTGCGTCACCAGCGAGGGGTGCAGTCCGCGCAGGGCGGACGGGACCTCGATGAACGGCATCACCCCGACCGCCAGCGCCACCGTCCGTGCCTGCAGCGCCTCCCCGTCCGCGGTCACCACCGTGAAGCCGTGGGGACCCGACGACACCCGGGTCGCCATGCGCTCGTCCACGTCCGGCACGGCGTGGCGCGCGAACCACAGGCCGTACGACGCGAACTCCGCCACCGGAATCGGCTCGGCGTGACGTGCCGTCAGTCCCCGCTCCTCGCAGTACGCGGCCAGGCCCCAGTGCCCGCCCGGATCCGAAAGGTTGGACGCCCAGGGCTCCGATTTCAGGAACATGCCCCCGGGCATGTGGTCCCGCCAGGACGCCATGGGCCGGCCGAACACACGCAGGCGCAGCCCGGCCGCCGCCGCGTGGGACGCGATCGACAGACCGTACGGACCGGCGCCGACCACCACAAGGTCGTACATCATCAACTGCTCGCTTTCTCGTTGTCGGTCGGGGAGGGGGAGGCCGCCCGGGGAGTCCCGGGGAACGCCGGTGCCGCCGTGCCGGAGCCCGGCCGCTCCCGCAGCCGGCCGGACACATGACGGGCCCACAGGGGCCACATGGCCCGTCCGGGACCGCGGTCGTCCGGGGCGTACCAGGCGAGTTCGCGTCCGCCCGGCGCCGCGCGCAGCACCGCGAGCGGCGCGTAGTTCTCCACCACGAACTCCCTCCCGGGTACCGGAACCCCTTCCGGCAGCGGACGGCCCGTCAGGTCCAGGTGCAGGGCGCGTACGACGTCCAGTCCCGCCCTGTCCTCGAAGAGCCGGAACTGGGCGCCGGGCCGCGGGTTGAAGTCGAGCAGGTGGTAGCGGCCCGTCGCGTGGCAGCGGCGGAAGTCGAGGTCGAAGACGCCGCGGTAGCCCAGCTCGCCGGTGAGACGCTCGGCCAGGGCACGCAGGTGCGGGTTGGGGGCCCAGCTGCCCACCGCGGTCAGTCCCGCGCCGCGCGGCCAGGCCAGCCGCTTGACGCCCGGTCCGCCGGCGCGCACGGCACCCGACCGGTCGACGTAGCCGTGGAAGAACCAGTCCCGGTCCGGGCCCGGCGGCAGATACGCCTGCAACAGGAGCGGGCTGCCCGCCTCCCGGGTACGCAGGTACAGCTCCCGGGCCTGCCGCGCGGAGCGCACCAGCAGCGTGCTGCGCAGCCCGCCGCCGGCCGGCAGCAGCCAGGGCCGGCTCCACTTCGCCACCACCGGCAGCCCGAGCCGCGTCGCGTCGTCGGCGGCCCGCTGGGGGCTGTCGGGGACGAGCGTCGTGGGATGAGGAAGGCCCGCCGACGCGCACACGGCCGCCAGCTCCGCCTTGTCGGCGACGCGTTCGGGCAGCGCGCCCGGCATGTCCGGCAGGAGGCAGGAGGGGGTGAGGGCGTCCCGCAGGCGTCCCGCGGCGATCGCGCTCGCGTCGTCCATCGGGACCAGGACCGCGGGACGCGCGACGTGGTCGGCGACGCGGCGCAGCACGGCGAGGACGTCGCCCGGGGACGCTCCGGGCGGCGGCGGGGGATGCAGCCGGCGGACGTAGCGCGAGCTGCGCACGGGGCTCCGGGACTCGTCGGCGACGACGTGCACCTCCACTCCCGCCCTGCCCAGCGAGCGCACGGCCCCGAGCGTCCCGTGGTGGAAGGGATTCCGGTCGACCCGCAGAAGCACGGCGGGGACACGTGTGTCGAGCAGCGACACGAACTCTCTCTTTCTTTTTGAATTCGCTCACCCGCACGGGCGAGCATGGCACTCGAAAGCCGCAGTGGCAGTGGCGCGGGGGAAATTCCTGTGACTGAATTTCGGATGACTGTTCGTCAAAAAAGAGTCCGGAGAAAGGAAGCCGGAAGGACGGAAGGACCGACGGACAGAAGGCCGAGGCCGGAAGACCGGAGACAAGAGCGAAGACAGGAGCAGGCATGGCCCCACAGCACGGGCGTGTCCGGGGCCGCGGGTTGGTCGTGGGCGTGGTGGCGGCAGCGGTGTCGGCCGCCCTGGTGTCCGGTCCCGCGGCAGGGGCGGCGAGCGTCGGCGATGCCCGCGTTCCGGCGCCGGGGCCGACGGTGGCCGCGGCTGCTTTCCCGGACCCCGCGCAGCGGCCCGTCCCCACGCCGTCGGTCCCCGCCCCGTTGATCCCGGCGCCACCGCTCCCCGCCCCGTCGGGCCCGGTCGTCAGGCCCCCGGCCGCCCAGGTGCCGGGCGTCCAGGGCCCGCCCTTCGGCGCCTTCCTCGGCTCCGACGAGCGGGGCGTGGCCCGGATTCGGGAGTTCAGCCGCTGGCTGGGCGGCGCCGAAATCCGTGTCGGCCACACCTACCTGCCCGGCAACGACTGGAGCGACATCGAGGGCGACGTCCGCTTCCTCGAGTCGTGGGCGCGCTGGCGCAACGAGAGGGCCGACCGGATGCTCGTCCTCAACGTGCCCCTGCAGGAGCGCAACGAGGCGGGTGTCCCGGACCACGAGGTGCGGGAGTTGTTGCGGCGGGGCGCGGCCGGGGAGTTCGACCGCCACTTCCGTGCGCTGGCCGAACGGCTGGTCCGGCTGAAGGTGCCGGACACGGTCCTCGTGCTCGGCTGGGAGATGAACGGCATCACGTACACCCACCGCTGCGGGCCGGACCCGGAGTCCTGGAAGACGTACTGGAACAGGATCGTCACCACCATGCGCGCGGTGCCGGGCCAGGAGTTCAGGTTCGACTTCACGCCGAGCCGCGGCCGGGACGACGTTCCCTGGACGCGGTGTTACCCGGGGGACGACACCGTCGACATCATCGGCATGGACTCCTACGACCAGCCGGCCGGAATGCCTTTCGACGAACAGGTCGAGGAGCCCTACGGACTGCAGGCGCACGTGGATTTCGCGAAAGCCCACGGAAAACCCATCTCCTATGCCGAATGGGGGCTTTTCCGCAACGGCGACAATCCCGAGTACATGCGGCGCATGCTCGCCTGGATGGACAAGCACAAGCCGCTGTACAACACGCTGTCCGACTACTGTCCGCACGGTGTGTGGCGGTGCGACAGGAACCCGGCCTCGTCCCACGTCTACCGGTCCCTCCTCTTCGGCCGCGGCACCGCGGTGCCTCCGGTGCTCGCCCCCGTGCCGCCGGTCCCACCCGCGCCGTCCGTCCCCGCCGCACCGCCGCCCGAGGAGGACTGCACGCCGCTGGATCCGGGCAGCAGGGTGAAGTTCTGGCTCGGCGGGAAGTTCTGCCTCCGCTTCGACCGGTGACCGCGCACCCGCCGACGCGCCCCCGAGCGCACCCGCCCAGGCTGTCGCCGGCCCGGCCGGGATCACCGTCGTCACCGTTGTCCGCGCGCATCGGCGGCGGGAGCGGGGCCGGGCACCGAGGCGGCGGGGGCGGGGGCGTCGTCCCCGCCGTTCCGCCGCGGCCGGGCCAGCAGGGCGAGCCAGCCCAGCAGGCCGCCCGCGCTCGCCCCCACCAGAGCGGTCAACGCCGGCGAGGCGGACGTCGGCCTGCTCGGCTTCACCGCACGCGAGAACTGCACCAGCCGGACCTGAGTGCTGCTCCTGGCGGCGTCCGCGTGCCGGGTCAGCGCGCGGGAGACCGCGTCGGCCATGTCGACGGCGAGGTCGGGGCGTGAGGAGGTGGCCGAGACGGCGACCATCGGCGCGTCCGGCGAGGTCGCCGTGCGCACGCTGTCCTGCAGGGTCCGCACCGGCACGCCCGCCCACACCTGCGCGTCCCCGAGCACCGCCAGCTGTGTGGCCACCCGTCCGTACGCCTGCGCGAACCCGCGGGCGGATTCCGGGGTGGACTGCGCGGTCGGCACGGCGACGACGTAGCTGGTGGCCGTGTACGTCGTGGAGGTGAACAGGCCGTACGCGCCGCCGGACAGGCAGCCGGCAAGGGTGCCGGCCACGATCACGGACCAGGCCGGCAGCCTCCTGGCACGGGCCAGGAACAGACGGAGCCGGAGAGTCGGAGTGTCGGTCATGAGGAGCTTGCTCCCGGAGAGGAAGAGGAGGGGGACGACGACGAACGGGCGACAGCCGCCGCGTACACGTCCATGAGCCGGTCCGCGCTGCGGGTGATGCTGTAGCGGTGTGCGACCTGCGGGGCGGTGCGCGGCAGCGGGCCCGCCGCCCGGACCTCGGCGATCGCCCGCGCGTACGCCTCGGGGCCGCCCCGCACGCGCCGGGCACCGGCCGCGGGCGGCGGCAGGTCCTCGATCGCCGGGCAGGAGGCGTAGGCCACGGGCAGGCCCGACGCCAGCGCCTCCACGACCGCCAGGCCGAAGGCCTCCTCCAGCGACGGGGACGCCAGCACGTCCATCGCCGAGGTGAGCGACGGCAGGTCGGGGCCCGGGGAGCCGTCCGGAACGTAGGGGCGTTCGCCGGCGAACAGGACCCGGTCGGCCACGCCGGCCGCACGGGCCGTGCGGCGCAGGGCGTGCTCCTCGGGGCCGCCGCCCACCAACAGCAGCCAGTGGTCCTCCGGGAGCCGGGCGAGCGCGTGGACGAGGACGTCGAACCGCTTCCCGGGGGCGAGCCGGCCGACGCCGCCCACGACGAAGGCACCCTCCGGCAGGCCGAGACGGCGGCGGGTGTGCGCGCGCCGCTCTGCCTCGAAGCGGAAGCGGTCCAGGTCGATGCCGTTCGGGACGACCTCGATACGGGGAGCGGGCACGCCCCAGCGCTTCAGGCGGTCGGCCACCGCCGGGGACACGGCGACCGTCGCCGAGCCGAGCCGCTCGCTGGAGACGTACAGTGCGCGCACTCCCGCCGTCAGCCTGCGGCCCTCCATCTGGGACTCGCCCAGGGAGTGTTCGGTGGCGACGACCGTGCGGACCCCGGCGATGCGCGCGGCGAGCCGGCCGTAGACGCAGGCCCGGTACAGATGCGTGTGCACCAGGTCGTAGCCGCCCGAGCGGATCAGCCGGACCAGCCGCGAGAGCGCGGTCACGTCACGGCTGCCGCCCATGCCGAGATGCGTGACGCGGACACCGTCGGCGGCGAGGCCCTCGGCGACCGCACCGGGGTTGGTGAGCGTCACGACGTCGCAGTCGACGGGCAGGTGACGCAGCAGCAGGCGCAGCTGCTGCTCGGCCCCGCCGACGCCGAGGCCGGTGATGATGTGCAGAGCCCTCATGTCACAGGCCCTCCACCGGGCGCCGGCGCAGCCGGTGCAGCCGGTACTTCAGACGCAGGCGCCAGGCCGTGTCGTTCTGGCCGATGTGTACGCGCGGCAGGGCGTGCGGGCCGGTCAGCGGGCCGGGGTCGATGGCGCAGGCGTAGGCGTAGCCCGACTCCCGCACAGCCCGTACGGCGCGGGAGTCGACCGCGCCGTACGGGTAGCAGAAGCCGTCGACCCGGGTGCCGGTCAACTCCGCCAGCCGCTCACGGCTTTCGGACACCTCGGTCGTGAGAACGAGGTCGTCCGCCCGGGTGAGATCGATGTGGGTCAGCCCGTGCGAGCCGATCTCCACTCCCTCGGCCGCCGCGTACCGGATGCCGTCCGCGGTCAGCAGCGGCTTGCGGGGGCCGAGCGGGTCCCACGCGTTGTCGCCGCAGAGCCGCCCGGGCAGGACGAAGAGTGTGGCACCACAGTCCCAGCGGCGCAGCAGCGGCAGTGCGTCGGTGACGAAGTCGGCGTACCCGTCGTCGAAGGTCAGCCCGACCAGGTGGCCTCCCCCGCCCCGGGCGCGGGCGGCGAGCAGACCGGCCACGGACACGCCCCGCAGCCCTCGCCGGCGCAGCCAGGCCAGCTGCCCCTCGAGCCGCTCGGGCGTGACCGTGATGCGGTACGGATCGTCCGAGCAGTCACCCACCGAGTGGTACATCGCCACCCACGGGACAGGGGGCGTGGCGGGGCGTCTGCCGGTGTCGAAGGAATCGACGGAGTCGACCGAGTTCGCGGGACCGGCGGAATCAACGGGAGCGGCCATGGGCGAGCCTTCGTGTGACGGTGCGTACGAAGCGCACGGCGGATACGGAGCCCTGGACACCCAGGGCCGGACAGAGCGCGGCGAAGACGCCGGCCACGCTCAGAACGCCGGCCGCGAGCCCCGCCGCCGGGGACGCGAACCGGCTCGCGGCGAACGCCCCGGTGGCAGTGGCGATGACCGCGGCGAGCACGGGCCTGCTCAGCTCGGCCAGGACCGGCCGGACCCGCAGGCGGACACCGCGGGGGCTGCCGCGCCGGGACGTTCGCAGACCTGCCAGCAGCAGGGCGGCCGTGAGGGTGATGCCGAACGCGTTGGCGGCGGCGATCCCCGCCACCTCCCAGGGGCGCACGGCTACGGCGCCGATCACCGACGTGGCGGCGATGCCCGCGCCCATCACCGTGAGGGGATACCAACTGGGCCGGCCCGCCGAGAAGTACGAGCGGACCAGTGTCCCCACCAGGGTCTGCCCCAGCAGCCCGAGGGTGTACACGCGCATGACGTCCGAGGTCGCCACGGTGTCGTCCGCGGTGAACGCGCCGCGCTGGAAAAGCAGTTCGATCATCTGCGGGGCGCAGGCGATCACCGCGCCCATGCCCGTCAGCACCACACAGGAGGACAGCACCAGATCCCGCTCCACACGGTCGCGGGCACGTTCGGTGTCCTCGTCCGCCAGAGCCCGCGCCACCACGGGGAAGGTGACGACGCACACCATCAGCGACAGTGTCATCGGGATCTGGGCGACCTTCTGCGCGTAGTTCAGGTGCGAGATGGCCCCGGAGGGCAGGGAGGAGGCGAGGAAGCGTTCGACCAGGACCTGCGACTGGCGGCACAGCGCGAAGAGGAGTACGGCGGCGATCAGGGCGAGCCGTACCGGCCGCTCCTGCGCCTCACCTGCCACCCCTTTCACGGCGGCCGGCGTGCGGGACACCAGCTGCCGCCACAGCGAGGGCAGTTGCACCAGCACCATCAGACAGCCGCCCACCGCGACCCCGGCCGCCGCGGCGCGCACGCCCCACGTGCGGCCGAGCAGGAACATCGCGGCGATGATGCCGGTGTTGTAGGCGATGTAGATGGCCCCGGGCGCGACGAAGCGGCGGTGTGCGCGCAGGACGGCGCTGCAGTAGCCGGCGATCCCGAAGGCCAGCAGGCTGATCGCCGTGAGCCGGGTGCAGTCGACGGCCAGTCGGGGGTCGGGCAGGCCCGGCGCGAGGACCTGGACCAGGAACGGGGCCACGGCGGCGACCAGGGCGGCCGTTGCGGCGAAGGCCAGGCACAGCCGGGGCAGCGTGGCGGCGACCAGGGCGCGGACCGGGTCGCCCGGTTCGCCCCGGGCACGTCGGGCCAGCGCCATGCTGAACGCCGGGATCAGGGCGATCGCCAGCCCGTCCTCGATCAGCAGCGTGGCGGCGATCTCCGGCACGGTCCACGCGACCAGGAAGGCGTCCGTGTCGCTGCCGGCACCGAAAAGACGCGCCAGCGACCGGTCGCGCACCAGGCCGAGCAGGGAGCCGGCGATGGACAGCGCCGCCGTGACGAGCGCGGCCCGGGCGAGGAAATTCCGGGAGGCCGGTGCCGAGCCCGGATCGGTGCCGTTCCCGGCGTGCGTGGTGGCCCGCGTCGCAGACACGGTCACCGCCCCCTCGGCGTCCGTGTCCGAGCCGGGTACGGGGCTCTGCGAGGGCACCACGGTCATCGTGCCGCGGCCCCCCCGACACGCTCCGGTACCGTGCCCAGCGACACGACGTCCTCCCGCTCGCCGGCGGCCAGAGCCCACCACGCCGCGAGCCCGAGGCCCAGGGCGACCAGCATCGTCGAGGGGCCGCCGATGTCGCCGTACACGAAGTCGGTCAGCAGCCAGAGCAGCAGCCCGCAGGCGACGAGTCCGCAGTCGAGTCCCGGGCCAGGGCCGGGCCACGGCCGACGGCTGCGGACGCGCAGCAGCCTCCGCAGCCCGCACACCAGCAGCGTCAGCCAGCCGACGGCGAGTGCGAGCAGCCCGATCAGTCCCTGCTCGCTCAGCACCAGCAGGTACATGCTGTGCGGCGAGAGCAGCGCCTGCTTTTGGTGCACCGTTCCCGCGCCCCCGATGTCACTGCCCGAGGACAGCGCCAGGGTGGCGTGCCCGTCGCGGTACTCGGGGAAGCCCTTGAGGCCCACGCCCGTCAGCGGCTGCTCGCGCCACATGCGGCCGGCGGCCGCCCACAGCGCGTACCGGTCCACGACGGACTGGTCGGGGGCGTCGCCGACCTGCGCGATGCTGTCGATCCGCTCCTGCAACCGGTCCGTGCCGATGCCGAACCCGCCGGTCAGGACCACGCCGACGGCGGCCACGGCCAGGGCCGCCTTCAGCGCGCGCCGCGGCCCCGCCAGGGCCAGCTGTACGGCGCACGTCAGGGCGGTCGCGATCCAGGCGCCCCTGCTGAAGGAGAGGGCGAGCGGCAGCAGCAGGGCCACCGCGCATCCGGTGGCCGTCACCCGCTGCCACACGGCTGCCCGGCCCAGCGCGATCCCGACCGCGCACACCAGGCCGAGGGAGACCGCCGTCGCCATGCCCATCACGTCGTGGGCGCCGAAGGTGCCGACCGCCCGGACATCTTCGCCCTGGTAGGAGGCGCCGGTCCCGGTGACGTACTGGTGCACGCCGACGGCTCCCTGCCCCAGCGCGAGGCCCACGAACGACCAGACCAGTACCCGGAAGCCGGTGCGGTCACGGACCAGGACCAGCACGGCCGCCGGGACGAGTACGAAGACCTGCAGATAGCGGCCCAGGCCGGTGAAGGCGGCCTCCGGTGAGGACGCCCCCATCGCGGCGAGCGCGAGCCCCACGACCGGCAGGCCCAGCACCACGGCCGCGGCGGGCGACAGCGGGCGCCGCCGCTCGCGCAGCAGGAGGATCACGCAGTACACCACCACCAGGGCGGAGCCCACGTCCGCGGGCCCCGCTCCGTCGTGGGCCAGAGGCAGGGCCAGCAGGGCGGGCAGAGCCGCCAGGGGCAGCACCGGCACCAGCCCGGCGGCCCGGCGCGGGAGTGCTGCGGGGGCGAAACTCACGTCGGTCAGCTCCTCGTCGGACGGACCAGCGTGACCGCGGTGCGCAGCAGGATGCAGATGTCCTGCCACAGCGACCAGTCGTCGATGTAGGCGTTGTCGAACCGGCAGCGGTCCTCGATCGAGGTGTCGCCGCGCAGACCCTGGACCTGGGCGAGGCCGGTGATACCGGTCCGCATCCGGTGGCGGGCCACGTAACCCGGATAGGTCTGGCTGAACTGCGAGACGAAGTAAGGGCGCTCGGGGCGCGGCCCGACCAGGCTCATGTCGCCGCGGAGCACGTTCCACAGCTGGAGCAGTTCGTCGAGCGAGGTGCGCCGCAGCATGCGGCAGAACCGGCCCATCTCGTTGTCGTCGGCCACGCTCCACCGGGTCGCCGACTCGTGTTCGTCGACCGGCCGGTGCGTACGGAACTTCAGCAGCGTGAACGGCTCGCCGTTCCTGCCGATGCGTTCCTGCCGGAACACCACGCCCGGCCCGTCGCTGAGCCGCAGCGTCAGCGCGCACACCAGCAGCAGCGGACCGGCCAGCAGCAGCAGCGTCCCCGACAGGAGGATGTCGAGCACGCGCTTGCCCGCACTGCCGCGGTGCGCCGGTGACAGGTCCAGGCGACGGCACGGGAACCCGGCCAGCCGTTCCCCCGTCGGATACGCGGGGGAGTCGGCGTCGACCTCCCAGACCACGCAGCCCGAGTCGGCCAGCGCGTGCAGCAGCGGTCCCGGCCCGGCGCGTACCGAGGGGTGGACGGCCAGCACGGCCCGCACCCCGTTCTGGATGACCGCCCGCTCGACCTCCTCACCGGGACGCAGTACCGGCAGGCCCTCGGTGCCGTCCGGCTGCTCGGCGACCACCCCCACCGGCCGCACGCCGCACCGCGGGTGCCGCAGTAAAGCGGCGGCCACGCGCTGCGCGGTCGCCGCCGGGCCGACGACGAGTGCCGCGTGCGGGTGGCGCCGCAGCGCTGCGCGCCGTCGCCCGTGCACGGCCGCGCGCAGCACACAGCCGGCCGCCGACTGCAGGACGAGGCCCGTCAGCACGGTGCCGGCGGACAACGCCTGCTCCGGCCGGTACGCCGCCCAGAGTGCCGAGGGCGCCAGCCAGGCCACCGCGGCACGGCCGCACACGGAGGGCAGTTCGTCCAGCAGCCCCGGCCCCGGCCACCGGCCGCCGCGAGGGCGCAGCAGCAGGGACGCGACGATCAGCAGGACGACGAGAGGGGAGTGCCGTT comes from the Streptomyces sp. KMM 9044 genome and includes:
- a CDS encoding lysine N(6)-hydroxylase/L-ornithine N(5)-oxygenase family protein; this translates as MYDLVVVGAGPYGLSIASHAAAAGLRLRVFGRPMASWRDHMPGGMFLKSEPWASNLSDPGGHWGLAAYCEERGLTARHAEPIPVAEFASYGLWFARHAVPDVDERMATRVSSGPHGFTVVTADGEALQARTVALAVGVMPFIEVPSALRGLHPSLVTHSSHHNGLDQFRGKDVTVIGGGQAALETAALLAEQGTRVRVLARAERLVWNDVPPPLERPWWQSVRSPHSGIGPGWRNWFYAERPGLFRRLPQPTRARIAATALGPAGAWWVRERVEHAVEVLPGHRVTAACAVSGGVRLDTMNGAGTAGALETEHVIAATGFRAQRERLGVLSAELRGALAVLPDGSPATGRGFESSHPGLFLAGLVTASGFGPAMRFVHGATFTAPALVQGVRRRLGATPLRGSTVPVPGGGSRADSPAPVSG
- a CDS encoding carboxylate--amine ligase, giving the protein MSLLDTRVPAVLLRVDRNPFHHGTLGAVRSLGRAGVEVHVVADESRSPVRSSRYVRRLHPPPPPGASPGDVLAVLRRVADHVARPAVLVPMDDASAIAAGRLRDALTPSCLLPDMPGALPERVADKAELAAVCASAGLPHPTTLVPDSPQRAADDATRLGLPVVAKWSRPWLLPAGGGLRSTLLVRSARQARELYLRTREAGSPLLLQAYLPPGPDRDWFFHGYVDRSGAVRAGGPGVKRLAWPRGAGLTAVGSWAPNPHLRALAERLTGELGYRGVFDLDFRRCHATGRYHLLDFNPRPGAQFRLFEDRAGLDVVRALHLDLTGRPLPEGVPVPGREFVVENYAPLAVLRAAPGGRELAWYAPDDRGPGRAMWPLWARHVSGRLRERPGSGTAAPAFPGTPRAASPSPTDNEKASS
- a CDS encoding glycoside hydrolase family 26 protein, producing the protein MAPQHGRVRGRGLVVGVVAAAVSAALVSGPAAGAASVGDARVPAPGPTVAAAAFPDPAQRPVPTPSVPAPLIPAPPLPAPSGPVVRPPAAQVPGVQGPPFGAFLGSDERGVARIREFSRWLGGAEIRVGHTYLPGNDWSDIEGDVRFLESWARWRNERADRMLVLNVPLQERNEAGVPDHEVRELLRRGAAGEFDRHFRALAERLVRLKVPDTVLVLGWEMNGITYTHRCGPDPESWKTYWNRIVTTMRAVPGQEFRFDFTPSRGRDDVPWTRCYPGDDTVDIIGMDSYDQPAGMPFDEQVEEPYGLQAHVDFAKAHGKPISYAEWGLFRNGDNPEYMRRMLAWMDKHKPLYNTLSDYCPHGVWRCDRNPASSHVYRSLLFGRGTAVPPVLAPVPPVPPAPSVPAAPPPEEDCTPLDPGSRVKFWLGGKFCLRFDR
- a CDS encoding lipopolysaccharide biosynthesis protein, producing MTDTPTLRLRLFLARARRLPAWSVIVAGTLAGCLSGGAYGLFTSTTYTATSYVVAVPTAQSTPESARGFAQAYGRVATQLAVLGDAQVWAGVPVRTLQDSVRTATSPDAPMVAVSATSSRPDLAVDMADAVSRALTRHADAARSSTQVRLVQFSRAVKPSRPTSASPALTALVGASAGGLLGWLALLARPRRNGGDDAPAPAASVPGPAPAADARGQR
- a CDS encoding glycosyltransferase, with amino-acid sequence MRALHIITGLGVGGAEQQLRLLLRHLPVDCDVVTLTNPGAVAEGLAADGVRVTHLGMGGSRDVTALSRLVRLIRSGGYDLVHTHLYRACVYGRLAARIAGVRTVVATEHSLGESQMEGRRLTAGVRALYVSSERLGSATVAVSPAVADRLKRWGVPAPRIEVVPNGIDLDRFRFEAERRAHTRRRLGLPEGAFVVGGVGRLAPGKRFDVLVHALARLPEDHWLLLVGGGPEEHALRRTARAAGVADRVLFAGERPYVPDGSPGPDLPSLTSAMDVLASPSLEEAFGLAVVEALASGLPVAYASCPAIEDLPPPAAGARRVRGGPEAYARAIAEVRAAGPLPRTAPQVAHRYSITRSADRLMDVYAAAVARSSSSPSSSSPGASSS
- a CDS encoding polysaccharide deacetylase family protein, coding for MAAPVDSAGPANSVDSVDSFDTGRRPATPPVPWVAMYHSVGDCSDDPYRITVTPERLEGQLAWLRRRGLRGVSVAGLLAARARGGGGHLVGLTFDDGYADFVTDALPLLRRWDCGATLFVLPGRLCGDNAWDPLGPRKPLLTADGIRYAAAEGVEIGSHGLTHIDLTRADDLVLTTEVSESRERLAELTGTRVDGFCYPYGAVDSRAVRAVRESGYAYACAIDPGPLTGPHALPRVHIGQNDTAWRLRLKYRLHRLRRRPVEGL
- the murJ gene encoding murein biosynthesis integral membrane protein MurJ — encoded protein: MTVVPSQSPVPGSDTDAEGAVTVSATRATTHAGNGTDPGSAPASRNFLARAALVTAALSIAGSLLGLVRDRSLARLFGAGSDTDAFLVAWTVPEIAATLLIEDGLAIALIPAFSMALARRARGEPGDPVRALVAATLPRLCLAFAATAALVAAVAPFLVQVLAPGLPDPRLAVDCTRLTAISLLAFGIAGYCSAVLRAHRRFVAPGAIYIAYNTGIIAAMFLLGRTWGVRAAAAGVAVGGCLMVLVQLPSLWRQLVSRTPAAVKGVAGEAQERPVRLALIAAVLLFALCRQSQVLVERFLASSLPSGAISHLNYAQKVAQIPMTLSLMVCVVTFPVVARALADEDTERARDRVERDLVLSSCVVLTGMGAVIACAPQMIELLFQRGAFTADDTVATSDVMRVYTLGLLGQTLVGTLVRSYFSAGRPSWYPLTVMGAGIAATSVIGAVAVRPWEVAGIAAANAFGITLTAALLLAGLRTSRRGSPRGVRLRVRPVLAELSRPVLAAVIATATGAFAASRFASPAAGLAAGVLSVAGVFAALCPALGVQGSVSAVRFVRTVTRRLAHGRSR
- a CDS encoding O-antigen ligase family protein, which gives rise to MSFAPAALPRRAAGLVPVLPLAALPALLALPLAHDGAGPADVGSALVVVYCVILLLRERRRPLSPAAAVVLGLPVVGLALAAMGASSPEAAFTGLGRYLQVFVLVPAAVLVLVRDRTGFRVLVWSFVGLALGQGAVGVHQYVTGTGASYQGEDVRAVGTFGAHDVMGMATAVSLGLVCAVGIALGRAAVWQRVTATGCAVALLLPLALSFSRGAWIATALTCAVQLALAGPRRALKAALAVAAVGVVLTGGFGIGTDRLQERIDSIAQVGDAPDQSVVDRYALWAAAGRMWREQPLTGVGLKGFPEYRDGHATLALSSGSDIGGAGTVHQKQALLSPHSMYLLVLSEQGLIGLLALAVGWLTLLVCGLRRLLRVRSRRPWPGPGPGLDCGLVACGLLLWLLTDFVYGDIGGPSTMLVALGLGLAAWWALAAGEREDVVSLGTVPERVGGAAAR
- a CDS encoding exopolysaccharide biosynthesis polyprenyl glycosylphosphotransferase, which encodes MTVERTMSSPGVPPRDHGSSPVSVMPPRGTADGPRLPAPRSVARPASPVPLLLADFAAVLLGTLALSGAQRHSPLVVLLIVASLLLRPRGGRWPGPGLLDELPSVCGRAAVAWLAPSALWAAYRPEQALSAGTVLTGLVLQSAAGCVLRAAVHGRRRAALRRHPHAALVVGPAATAQRVAAALLRHPRCGVRPVGVVAEQPDGTEGLPVLRPGEEVERAVIQNGVRAVLAVHPSVRAGPGPLLHALADSGCVVWEVDADSPAYPTGERLAGFPCRRLDLSPAHRGSAGKRVLDILLSGTLLLLAGPLLLVCALTLRLSDGPGVVFRQERIGRNGEPFTLLKFRTHRPVDEHESATRWSVADDNEMGRFCRMLRRTSLDELLQLWNVLRGDMSLVGPRPERPYFVSQFSQTYPGYVARHRMRTGITGLAQVQGLRGDTSIEDRCRFDNAYIDDWSLWQDICILLRTAVTLVRPTRS